A genomic window from Apus apus isolate bApuApu2 chromosome 26, bApuApu2.pri.cur, whole genome shotgun sequence includes:
- the LOC127394767 gene encoding G protein-coupled receptor kinase 5-like, with protein MELENIVANTVLLKAREGGGGKRKGRSKKWREILRFPHISQCDELRKGLEQDYGSLCQRQPIGRLLFRQFCETRPELLRCIRFLDAVGDYELSPDEKRKEMGEEIIHQFLRQESPDFLPEVGQPHASRCLQDLQQGPCKDLFSSCLCPLHEYLSGEPFADYKDSMYFDRFLQWKYLERQPVTKDTFRQYRILGKGGFGEVCACQVRATGKMYACKKLEKKRIKKRKGEAMALNEKQILEKVNSRFVVSLAYAYETKDALCLVLTIMNGGDLKFHIYNMGNPGFEDKRVVFYAAEICCGLQHLHQEGIVYRDLKPENILLDDDGHIRISDLGLAIKIPEGETIRGRVGTVGYMAPEVINNERYAFSPDWWGLGCLVYEMIQGQSPFRARKERVKREEVEKRVQEDLELYSEKFSEDAQAICQMLLAKDPRQRLGCGAEGAAEVKRHPFFRTVNFKRLEAGIMTPPFVPDPRAVYCKDVLDIEQFSTVKGVNLDQTDNDFYAKFATGSVSIPWQNEMIETECFKDLNVFGPSGTRSPDLDWRQLPEPPKRSLLQRLFRRHPADYTLGTTLHPPHSAAVNSHPPVANSASQAPAPS; from the exons gaggtggcggcaagaggaaaggcaggagcaAGAAGTGGAGAGAGATCCTGCGGTTCCCGCACATCAGCCAGTGCGATGAGCTGCGGAAGGGCCTGG AGCAGGACTACGGCAGCCTGTGCCAGCGGCAGCCCATCGGCCGGCTGCTCTTCCGGCAGTTCTGCGAGACGCGGCCGGAGCTGCTGCGCTGCATCCGCTTCCTGGACGCCGTG GGGGACTACGAGCTCTCCCCAgatgagaagaggaaggaaatgggGGAGGAGATCATCCATCAGTTCCTCAGGCAGGAG TCCCCAGATTTCCTGCCCGAGGTTGGGCAGCCCCACGCCAGCCGGTGCCTGCAGGACCTGCAGCAGGGCCCCTGCAAGGAtctcttcagcagctgcttgtg CCCACTGCATGAGTACCTGAGCGGGGAGCCCTTTGCTGACTACAAGGACAGCATGTATTTTGACCGTTTTTTGCAATGGAAGTACCTAGAGAG gcagcctgtcaCCAAGGACACATTTCGGCAGTACCGGATCCTGGGCAAAGGCGGTTTTGGAGAG GTGTGTGCCTGCCAGGTGCGGGCCACGGGGAAGATGTACGCCtgcaagaagctggagaagaagcGGATCAAGAAGCGGAAGGGGGAGGCGATGGCCCTGAACGAGAAGCAGATCCTGGAGAAGGTCAACAGCCGGTTTGTG GTGAGCCTGGCCTACGCCTACGAGACGAAGGACGCGCTGTGCCTGGTGCTGACCATCATGAACGGCGGTGACCTCAAGTTCCACATCTACAACATGGGCAACCCTGGCTTCGAGGACAAGCGCGTGGTCTTCTACGCAGCAGAGATCTGCTGTGGGCTCCAGCACCTGCACCAGGAGGGCATCGTCTACCG GGACCTGAAGCCAGAGAACATCCTACTGGATGATGATG gccACATCAGGATCTCTGACCTGGGACTGGCCATCAAGATCCCTGAGGGCGAGACCATCCGTGGGCGTGTGGGCACTGTCGGCTACATGG CCCCAGAGGTGATCAACAACGAGCGCTACGCCTTCAGCCCCGACTGGTGGGGCCTGGGCTGCCTGGTGTACGAGATGATCCAGGGACAGTCGCCCTTCCGTGCCCGCAAGGAGCGGGTGAAGCGGGAGGAGGTGGAGAAGCGGgtgcaggaggacctggagtTGTACTCGGAGAAGTTCAGCGAGGATGCTCAGGCCATCTGCCAGATG ctcctggccaAGGACCCCAGGCAGCGCCTGGGCTGCGGGGCCGAGGGGGCGGCCGAGGTGAAGCGACATCCCTTCTTCAGGACTGTCAACTTCAAGCGCCTGGAGGCCGGCATCATGACACCCCCCTTTGTGCCAGAT CCCCGGGCAGTTTATTGCAAGGATGTGCTGGACATCGAGCAGTTCTCTACAGTGAAGGGCGTTAACCTGGACCAGACTGACAACGATTTCTACGCCAAATTTGCCACCGGCAGCGTCTCCATCCCCTGGCAGAACGAG ATGATCGAGACCGAGTGCTTCAAGGACCTCAACGTGTTCGGACCCAGCGGGACCCGCTCCCCCGACCTGGACTGGAGGCAGCTGCCCGAGCCCCCCAAGCGCAGCCTTCTGCAGAGGCTCTTCCGACGCCAC CCAGCCGACTACACCCTCGGCACCACCCTCCACCCCCCGCACTCGGCCGCCGTGAACTCGCACCCTCCCGTGGCCAACTCTGCCAGCCAAGCCCCAGCACCATCCTGA